The Bos taurus isolate L1 Dominette 01449 registration number 42190680 breed Hereford chromosome 13, ARS-UCD2.0, whole genome shotgun sequence genome contains a region encoding:
- the ADISSP gene encoding adipose-secreted signaling protein isoform X2, protein MGGGRGVPRRRAAAARGSLMFGVGPRLLPRSPELPPQPLPPLRSSLTVAASGCSPHATGPSVALTLALPSALPTHQAPAGVPGAWEATERDWWCPAGAACVSLWQGGRPWLQPTRATSPESGVSASQQAMMQKAPRVMSTLMRSCMTLWSWSPRRATAAFWSRPTPRHTHAARRRQVRGC, encoded by the exons ATGGGCGGGGGAAGGGGCGTGCCccggcggcgggcggcggcggcgcggggctCTCTCATGTTCGGCGTTGGACCCCGGCTGCTGCCGCGGTCTCCAGAGCTGCCGCCTCAGCCACTGCCGCCGCTGCGGTCGTCCCTGACCGTCGCGGCCTCAGGGTGCTCCCCGCACG CCACAGGCCCATCAGTGGCCCTGACCCTTGCCCTCCCCTCTGCACTCCCCACCCATCAGGCTCCTGCTGGTGTCCCTGGAGCATGGGAGGCTACTGAGCGTGACTGGTGGTGTCCGGCAGGAGCTGCGTGTGTCAGCCTGTGGCAGGGAGGGCGTCCATGGCTGCAGCCAACAAGG GCAACAAGTCCAGAGTCCGGAGTATCCGCTTCGCAACAAGCCATGATGCAGAAAGCTCCCAGAGTCATGTCCACTTTGATGAGAAGCTGCATGACTCTGTGGTCATGGTCACCCAGGAGAGCGACAGCAGCTTTCTGGTCAAG
- the ADISSP gene encoding adipose-secreted signaling protein isoform X1 has product MGGGRGVPRRRAAAARGSLMFGVGPRLLPRSPELPPQPLPPLRSSLTVAASGCSPHATGPSVALTLALPSALPTHQAPAGVPGAWEATERDWWCPAGAACVSLWQGGRPWLQPTRATSPESGVSASQQAMMQKAPRVMSTLMRSCMTLWSWSPRRATAAFWSSAQAEQGRPRDTCPQPAPQAPQRHAHPRRLQRQV; this is encoded by the exons ATGGGCGGGGGAAGGGGCGTGCCccggcggcgggcggcggcggcgcggggctCTCTCATGTTCGGCGTTGGACCCCGGCTGCTGCCGCGGTCTCCAGAGCTGCCGCCTCAGCCACTGCCGCCGCTGCGGTCGTCCCTGACCGTCGCGGCCTCAGGGTGCTCCCCGCACG CCACAGGCCCATCAGTGGCCCTGACCCTTGCCCTCCCCTCTGCACTCCCCACCCATCAGGCTCCTGCTGGTGTCCCTGGAGCATGGGAGGCTACTGAGCGTGACTGGTGGTGTCCGGCAGGAGCTGCGTGTGTCAGCCTGTGGCAGGGAGGGCGTCCATGGCTGCAGCCAACAAGG GCAACAAGTCCAGAGTCCGGAGTATCCGCTTCGCAACAAGCCATGATGCAGAAAGCTCCCAGAGTCATGTCCACTTTGATGAGAAGCTGCATGACTCTGTGGTCATGGTCACCCAGGAGAGCGACAGCAGCTTTCTGGTCAAG TGCACAGGCTGAGCAAGGACGTCCGAGAGACACCTGTCCCCAGCCTGCACCTCAAGCTCCTCAGCGTCATGCCCATCCCAGAAG